Within the Magnetospirillum sp. ME-1 genome, the region CAAAGCTTTTCCCGGGAACAAAGATCGCGCACGGCCCGGTCGGAAGAGGTGACTGATCGGTCAAACGAACACCCCGTGCTCGGGGTCGAGCGAGAGGTATTCCATGATCTCGACGTTCTTGGCGTGGCTGACGCAGTGATGTCCGCACAATTTCGAGGGGTCGAAGCCGAACACCCGCGAGCGGTTCTCCTCGGACAGCCAATAGTCCTTGAAGCGGCGATTCTCGATGGAGCCCAGGGTGCCCTCGACGGTATAGGCCTTGTCCTGGCAGGTATAGACCTGAAGGTCTGCGCCGATCACCGTCAAGAACTGCAGGAACGGGCAAATGTGGTAGTCCTTCTGAAACCGCTCGTCCAGGTCGTGGTAGTGGTTCAGCACATGGAAGGTGTCGTCGTTCAAGGCCTGGGCCTGGGCGATCTGGCGCGCCACCTCGTCCTTGATTCCGGCGTGATAGGCGTTGTTGCCGGCGACCTCGTTGCTGACGATGGCGCCCGACATCTTGACGTGGTTGGCGCCCGCCTGCTTGAACAGCTGAGCGATTTCGGCCAGGCGTGTGTGGTTCTCCTGACCGACGATGAAGCTGATGCCCAGCACGCATTTGGTGCCGGTGTCGGTGAAGGCCTTGATGTTGTCCAGCAACTTGCCGAACTCGCCCGGTTTGGCGCCCCGGCTTTTCACATAGCTGGCATCATCCCAGGCATCGACCGAGATGCGCACCCAGGTGCCGTGTTTCGCGAAGGCTTCGGCCATGCGGCCCTTGAGGTTGGCGCCGTTGGTCAGCGTCGCCACCTTGACCCCGCCGGCGGCGAGGCGGTCGATGACATCGGGCAGCGGCTTGTAAAGCAGGGGCTCGCCGCCGCCGGAGAAGGTCACCGCCTTGACCCCCATCTCGATGATGTCTTCGGTGATCTCGAACATCTTGGCTTCGGGGATGGCATGGCTCTCGTCCATGTCCTCGCCCAGCTTGAGATCGTCGGTGCGGTAGGCGCAGTACCAGCAATTGTGGTTGCAGCGGTTGGTGGGCTTGATGCGGATATGCACCGGGGCGATGACGCGCCCGTCCTGCACCGCCTTGAGGTGGTCGGTG harbors:
- a CDS encoding radical SAM protein, which translates into the protein MSRLYSSLKFLRFTDHLKAVQDGRVIAPVHIRIKPTNRCNHNCWYCAYRTDDLKLGEDMDESHAIPEAKMFEITEDIIEMGVKAVTFSGGGEPLLYKPLPDVIDRLAAGGVKVATLTNGANLKGRMAEAFAKHGTWVRISVDAWDDASYVKSRGAKPGEFGKLLDNIKAFTDTGTKCVLGISFIVGQENHTRLAEIAQLFKQAGANHVKMSGAIVSNEVAGNNAYHAGIKDEVARQIAQAQALNDDTFHVLNHYHDLDERFQKDYHICPFLQFLTVIGADLQVYTCQDKAYTVEGTLGSIENRRFKDYWLSEENRSRVFGFDPSKLCGHHCVSHAKNVEIMEYLSLDPEHGVFV